A window of Campylobacter ureolyticus contains these coding sequences:
- the pheT gene encoding phenylalanine--tRNA ligase subunit beta, whose protein sequence is MIVTRNWLQEWIDISQINSEKLVKILNEIGLEVDSYSEIRLPQKVVIGYVKSKRAHENSDKLNICEVDVGSEILQIVCGAKNVETGQYVAVSLIGATLPNGIRIKPAKLRGVDSFGMICSATELGLPKLNDGIMVLDNSLGDIVIGRELCKYPLLNDDIIEIGLTPNRGDCLSIYGVARDLSAALDISLKPLSYSDQDGLLGIGRLLGIHSSEKINSFFEYKAFSIEKELKLDLIKSLRVNFAGILKGSVTENLLAYATYSTGVLLRAYDGQKLKNKDDKVMLEIRSEKFGNSSVYENNQLISLAGISQDDKFKVDENSKLVIIEANYTDPKIIATATNENKELKGDGHIYRAVRGSEPKLSVGLEYLCSIISKNDSINLYSGTQKVKPIKEPKTVIFSAEQINNIIGKEILRNDAVKILKKLGFEIGIEQDLINAKVPLFRHDIENVYDIAEEIVRIIGIDNIPSKALIFNEQNRINNYFKEYKNKKNLKRKACDNGFFECIHYIFDSEEELLKFGFKKCKTQILNPITSDLNTLRPTLINHLLKSSVRNYKNSQRSIKLFEIGAVFDENAKQNDKVAFLMSGLINEASLLNTQKPKEIDFITFASKVQNIIGKFSCKVPNSAISYLNKFEQAQIIQDKKVIGYIGRVDLSIENELELPKTYICEINYEDLKFDDIVAKAYSKFPSIGRDLSLIVPKNMRYEEVREVLKSVKTKNLKSFNLVDIYSDDSLKSFNSVTIKFIFQSMEETLEDNEISKELDEILKALKEKLNVGIR, encoded by the coding sequence ATGATAGTAACTAGAAATTGGTTGCAAGAATGGATAGATATTTCACAAATAAATAGTGAAAAATTAGTTAAAATTTTAAATGAAATTGGTTTAGAGGTTGATAGTTATAGTGAGATAAGGTTGCCACAAAAAGTGGTTATTGGATATGTAAAAAGTAAAAGAGCTCATGAAAACTCTGATAAATTAAATATTTGTGAAGTTGATGTAGGAAGTGAAATTTTACAAATTGTTTGTGGTGCTAAAAATGTAGAAACTGGTCAGTATGTTGCAGTAAGTCTAATTGGAGCAACATTGCCAAATGGCATTAGGATAAAGCCTGCAAAATTAAGAGGAGTTGACAGTTTTGGTATGATTTGTTCGGCTACGGAGCTTGGACTTCCAAAACTAAATGATGGTATTATGGTTTTAGATAATAGCCTAGGTGATATTGTTATTGGAAGAGAACTTTGTAAATATCCACTTTTAAATGATGATATTATTGAGATAGGTCTTACGCCAAATAGAGGTGATTGTCTTAGTATTTATGGTGTTGCAAGAGATTTAAGTGCTGCTTTAGATATTTCTTTAAAACCTCTTTCATATAGCGATCAAGATGGTCTTTTAGGCATTGGAAGACTTTTAGGAATTCATTCTAGTGAAAAAATAAATAGTTTTTTTGAATATAAAGCCTTTAGTATAGAAAAAGAGTTAAAACTTGATTTAATAAAGTCTTTAAGGGTAAATTTCGCAGGAATTTTAAAAGGTAGTGTAACTGAAAATTTACTAGCTTATGCAACTTACTCAACTGGAGTTTTACTCAGAGCTTATGATGGTCAAAAGCTTAAAAATAAAGACGATAAGGTTATGCTCGAAATAAGATCTGAGAAATTTGGAAATTCAAGTGTTTATGAAAACAATCAGCTTATTTCTTTAGCAGGAATTTCACAAGATGATAAGTTTAAAGTAGATGAAAACTCAAAACTAGTAATAATAGAGGCAAATTACACAGATCCAAAAATAATAGCTACAGCAACTAATGAAAATAAAGAGTTAAAAGGTGATGGACATATCTACAGAGCAGTTAGAGGAAGTGAGCCAAAGCTTAGTGTAGGGCTTGAGTATTTATGCAGTATTATTTCAAAAAATGATAGTATAAATTTATACAGTGGCACTCAAAAAGTAAAACCTATAAAAGAACCAAAAACTGTAATTTTCAGTGCTGAGCAAATAAATAACATTATAGGAAAAGAAATTTTAAGAAATGATGCAGTTAAGATTCTTAAAAAACTTGGATTTGAAATTGGAATAGAGCAGGATTTAATAAATGCAAAAGTACCTTTATTCAGACATGATATTGAAAATGTTTACGATATAGCAGAAGAAATAGTTAGAATAATTGGTATTGACAATATTCCTTCAAAAGCACTTATATTTAATGAGCAAAATAGAATAAACAACTATTTTAAAGAGTATAAAAACAAAAAAAATTTAAAAAGAAAAGCTTGTGATAATGGTTTTTTTGAGTGTATTCATTATATTTTTGACAGCGAAGAAGAACTTTTAAAATTTGGTTTTAAAAAGTGTAAAACACAAATTTTAAATCCTATAACAAGTGATTTAAACACTCTCAGGCCAACTTTAATAAATCACTTATTAAAATCAAGCGTAAGAAACTATAAAAATTCCCAAAGATCAATTAAGCTTTTTGAAATAGGAGCTGTTTTTGATGAAAATGCAAAACAAAACGATAAAGTTGCCTTTTTAATGAGTGGACTCATAAATGAAGCAAGTTTATTAAACACTCAAAAGCCAAAAGAGATAGATTTTATAACTTTTGCTTCAAAAGTGCAAAATATAATTGGCAAATTTAGTTGCAAAGTACCAAATAGCGCAATTTCTTATTTAAATAAATTTGAACAAGCTCAAATTATTCAAGATAAAAAAGTAATTGGATATATTGGTAGAGTTGATTTAAGTATTGAAAATGAGCTTGAGCTACCTAAAACATACATTTGCGAAATTAACTATGAAGATCTTAAATTTGATGATATTGTAGCTAAAGCATATTCTAAATTTCCAAGTATTGGCAGAGATTTAAGTTTAATAGTTCCTAAAAATATGCGCTACGAAGAAGTTAGAGAAGTTTTAAAATCGGTAAAAACTAAAAATTTAAAATC
- the pheS gene encoding phenylalanine--tRNA ligase subunit alpha has protein sequence MISKIYSSKTLDELDEIRVKLFGKKGLITAEFSKIKDLKADEKKEFAQKLNEKKETLNSAILEKKHELENLKLQERMKKEAIDVTLFNESLNIGALHPITITMDKIIEYFLSQNFSIENGPLIEDDFHNFEALNLPKYHPARDMQDTFYTSDNNLLRTHTSPVQIRTMQNEKPPIRMIAPGTVFRRDFDLTHTPMFHQIEGLVVEKGNKVSFANLKYILEDFLRYMFGDVKVRFRPSFFPFTEPSAEVDISCIFCKGHGCRVCSNTGWLEVLGSGVVDPNVFKFVGYEDVSGYAFGLGVERFAMLLHGVPDLRSLFEGDIRLLEQFR, from the coding sequence TGAGTTTTCAAAAATAAAAGACTTAAAAGCGGATGAAAAAAAAGAATTTGCACAAAAGCTAAATGAAAAAAAAGAGACTTTAAATAGTGCAATTTTAGAAAAAAAGCATGAACTTGAAAATTTAAAATTACAAGAAAGAATGAAAAAAGAAGCTATTGATGTTACGCTTTTTAATGAAAGTCTAAATATCGGAGCCTTACATCCTATAACAATAACAATGGATAAAATAATTGAGTATTTTTTATCTCAAAATTTCAGTATTGAAAATGGACCTTTAATTGAGGATGATTTTCATAATTTTGAAGCTTTAAATTTACCGAAATATCACCCAGCGCGCGATATGCAAGATACATTTTACACATCGGATAATAATCTTTTAAGAACCCATACAAGTCCAGTTCAAATTAGAACTATGCAAAATGAAAAACCACCTATTAGAATGATAGCACCCGGGACTGTTTTTAGAAGAGATTTTGATCTTACTCATACGCCTATGTTTCATCAAATAGAAGGATTAGTTGTTGAAAAAGGAAATAAAGTAAGCTTTGCAAATTTAAAATATATTTTAGAGGATTTTTTACGATATATGTTTGGTGATGTTAAAGTAAGATTTAGACCTAGTTTTTTCCCATTTACTGAGCCATCTGCTGAAGTGGATATAAGTTGTATATTTTGCAAAGGACATGGTTGTAGGGTTTGTTCAAACACAGGCTGGTTAGAGGTTTTAGGTAGTGGTGTTGTAGATCCTAATGTTTTTAAATTTGTTGGATATGAAGATGTGAGTGGTTATGCTTTCGGTCTTGGAGTAGAAAGATTTGCCATGCTTTTACACGGTGTGCCTGATTTAAGGTCGTTGTTTGAAGGAGATATTAGATTATTGGAGCAATTTAGATGA